Genomic window (Sphingosinicella microcystinivorans):
TTTTCACGGCTTGCCGAGAAGCACGGCGTACAGCTTTCCGGCAGCGAACGCATTCGTCTGAAACTGACGACATGGTCGGTCGGTCGGCAACGGCAGCTTTTCGGCCTTTACGAGCGGATGGTCACGCGGTTTGGCGAGGACCATGCAAAGGGGCCCGACCGGTGTTCGGTTTGAGCGCTTTTTCTCCTGCATTGCTTGGCCGCTACCTTGTCGTCGGTCTGTTCAATACGGCGGCCAGCTATGCCTTTTATTGTGCGCTCCTGTACGCTGGCGTCGCTTATCCGCTGGCCAGCCTCGGGTCTCTTCTCGGCGGCATTTTTCTGAGTTTCGTGACACTTGGACGGTATGTTTTCGTGTCGCGGTTGCGGGGGCGCTTTTCCCGCTTCCTGATGGTTTGGGGCGGGCTCTATTTCCTGAATATCGGCCTGTTGAACGTCCTGATCGGCGTGGGTTTCAACCCCTATATCGCCGGCATTGTCGCCGCACCGCCGACGATCGGCCTTGCATTCCTGCTGC
Coding sequences:
- a CDS encoding GtrA family protein; the protein is MFGLSAFSPALLGRYLVVGLFNTAASYAFYCALLYAGVAYPLASLGSLLGGIFLSFVTLGRYVFVSRLRGRFSRFLMVWGGLYFLNIGLLNVLIGVGFNPYIAGIVAAPPTIGLAFLLQRFVVFPPAAETPGAESASLNSDNAA